The Methanolobus sp. WCC4 genome includes the window GTCTTTATCAGTATTGAGGGAACAAAGGAAGAGACCGATTTCAGAAGAGGAGAAGGTGTCTACGATAAAGCTATAAGGGCCATGGATATCCTGAGTTCCAGGGATATCGGCTTCTCTTTCTCTGCTTGCTATCATTCAAAGAACTACAGGACCATTGCCAGTGATGAGTTCCTTGATAAGATGCGTGAGAAGGGTGCATGGTTCGGGTGGATGTTCCAGTATATCCCGGTGGGTAGTGATGCCGATACATCTCTTTTGTGTACTGCTCAGCAGAGGGCGTATGTGCAGGAAAAGATCAGGGATTACTGCGAAAGACACGATTATGTGATAGTGGATTTCTGGAACAACGGACATCTCTGTTTCGGTTGTCTTGGTGCAGGGACAGGCTTTGCCCATATCAATGCCAAGGGTGATGTTGAGCCGTGTGCGTTCTGTCACTATTCCGATTCCAATATACACGATGTCTCACTTGCTGATGCACTGAGGTCGAAGTTCTTCACCACTTTCAGGGCTGCTCAGCCGTTCTCTGAGAATCCGCTAAGGCCATGTCCGCTGATAGACACCCCGCAGGCTATCGTTGATGTTGTAAGGGAAGGGGGAGCCCGGTCTACCCATCTGTCAAATCCTGAATCTGCCGAGCATCTTGCGGAGAAGAGCTATGAGCGTGCCCGGGAATGGGAGGCATTATCAGAGGAACTCTTCGAGAAGATGCCGGAGCATAACCGGAAGAACTTCCCTGTGTTCTTAAAATACCTTGCATTCAAGAAAGGAATAACCGATGGCAGAAGGAAAAAGATTTAGTGCTGAGGTTCACCTTAAGGAAGGTTCTGCTGACTGGATAGTGTTCGTGCATGGTTTCGGAGGCAGTGCACGGACGTGGAAGAACCAGACCGTTTTCTTCTCAAAGCACTATAATCTGCTTGTTCTGGAAATGCACAAGGAGAAGGTCCAGGGGAAACTGGAGC containing:
- a CDS encoding radical SAM protein; its protein translation is MKYLMVNGEKKEIPPFPHHKAYVYRSKQFFSAKGIATHLTMGEFITLKELYNGFKHKCSIPRVLLIDPTSDCNLRCKGCWSQDYESGHNISYEKFDDILTQAEELVILDCLMTGGEPLLRKDDILKLCRKHDRMTFGAFTNATLIDEEFADEMVKVGNLNVFISIEGTKEETDFRRGEGVYDKAIRAMDILSSRDIGFSFSACYHSKNYRTIASDEFLDKMREKGAWFGWMFQYIPVGSDADTSLLCTAQQRAYVQEKIRDYCERHDYVIVDFWNNGHLCFGCLGAGTGFAHINAKGDVEPCAFCHYSDSNIHDVSLADALRSKFFTTFRAAQPFSENPLRPCPLIDTPQAIVDVVREGGARSTHLSNPESAEHLAEKSYERAREWEALSEELFEKMPEHNRKNFPVFLKYLAFKKGITDGRRKKI